One stretch of Prunus persica cultivar Lovell chromosome G1, Prunus_persica_NCBIv2, whole genome shotgun sequence DNA includes these proteins:
- the LOC18791814 gene encoding protein ACCUMULATION AND REPLICATION OF CHLOROPLASTS 6, chloroplastic, producing METLKHFGIGFSTPSLVPFRHQRRPQKLNPTCFASKWAERLLADFQFLGDSSSDHQNHHSLTSATATLAPPHLPPHIASPERHVSIPIDFYQVLGAQQHFLGDGIRRAYEARASKPPQYGFTQEALFSRRQILLAACETLADPRSRREYNQGLAEDEDGTILTQVPWDKVPGALCVLQEAGKTELVLQIGESLLRERLPKSFKQDVVLVMALAYVDMSRDAMELSPPDFIRGCEVLERALKLLQEEGASSLAPDLQAQIDETLEEITPRCILELLALALGDEYRSRREEGLHGVRNILWSVGGGGAVAIAGGFTRENFMNEAFLHMTAAEQVDLFVATPSNIPAESFEVYGVALALVAQAFVGKKPHHIQDAENLFQKLQQSKVTAVGHSLDNYITKESSEIDFALERGLCSLLLGDLDDSRSWLGLDSNDSPYRNPSVVDFVLENSKDDDDNDNDNDLPGLCKLLETWLMEVVFPRFRDTKDIEFRLGDYYDDPTVLRYLERLDGTNGSPLAAAAAIVRIGAEATAVLDNFRASALQALQKVFPLGYRDENVQRQEDHEMNYSLLPVETGESLEESDGDDSVHVAEVSGRDDSVGIREEELITDKIKDASVKIMCAGVVIGLMTLAGGLRYLPGRKGSSNLHKELSSVTASDVASAGLPGVEKSAEELPKMDARIAEGLVRKWQNIKSQAFGPNHSVESLSEVLDGEMLKIWTDRATEIAQLNWSYDYTLLNLSIDSVTVSLDGQRAVVEATLEELAQLTDVLHPEHNASNNRTYTTRYEMSCSSSGWKISEGAVLQS from the exons ATGGAGACCTTGAAACACTTTGGCATTGGCTTCTCCACTCCAAGTCTTGTCCCTTTTCGACACCAAAGAAGACCTCAAAAGCTCAATCCCACCTGCTTCGCCAGCAAATGGGCGGAGCGCCTCCTCGCCGACTTTCAATTCCTAGGCGACTCCTCCTCAGACCACCAAAACCACCATTCCCTAACGTCAGCCACCGCCACTCTCGCTCCTCCTCATCTGCCTCCCCATATCGCTTCCCCCGagcgccacgtgtccatcCCCATCGACTTCTACCAGGTTCTGGGCGCCCAGCAACATTTCCTCGGGGACGGTATAAGGAGAGCTTACGAGGCTAGGGCTTCCAAGCCACCGCAGTACGGCTTCACTCAAGAAGCATTGTTCAGCCGGAGGCAGATCCTTCTGGCCGCTTGCGAAACCCTAGCCGACCCTAGGTCCAGGAGAGAGTACAATCAGGGTCTTGCTGAAGACGAAGACGGAACCATCCTCACCCAAGTTCCTTGGGACAAG GTTCCCGGAGCTCTATGCGTATTGCAAGAAGCTGGAAAGACCGAGCTTGTTCTTCAAATTGGGGAGAGTTTGCTAAGAGAGAGGCTGCCCAAGTCATTCAAGCAAGATGTCGTTTTGGTGATGGCACTTGCTTACGTTGACATGTCCAGGGATGCAATGGAATTATCCCCACCTGATTTTATTCGAGGTTGTGAAGTGCTGGAGAGGGCTTTGAAGCTCTTGCAG GAGGAAGGTGCCAGTAGCCTTGCACCTGATCTGCAAGCACAAATTGACGAGACACTGGAAGAGATCACCCCACGCTGCATTTTGGAACTTCTAGCCTTAGCCCTTGGTGATGAGTACCGATCAAGAAGGGAAGAGGGCCTCCACGGTGTGCGCAACATATTGTGGTCtgttggaggaggaggagcagtTGCAATTGCTGGGGGATTCACTCGTGAAAATTTCATGAACGAGGCCTTCTTGCATATGACTGCAGCTGAGCAG GTTGATTTATTTGTAGCTACCCCCAGTAATATCCCGGCAGAAAGCTTTGAAGTTTATGGGGTGGCTCTTGCGCTTGTTGCTCAAGCCTTTGTTGGTAAAAAACCTCATCACATTCAAGATGCTGAAAACCTATTCCAGAAACTTCAGCAGTCTAAGGTAACAGCTGTAGGACATTCTCTTGACAACTATATAACCAAAGAAAGCAGTGAGATAGACTTTGCTTTGGAGAGGGGACTCTGTTCACTTCTTCTAGGGGACCTTGATGACAGTCGTTCGTGGTTGGGCCTAGACAGTAATGATTCACCATATAGAAATCCATCTGTTGTAGACTTTGTCTTGGAGAACTCAAAGGATGACGATGACAATGACAATGACAATGATCTTCCTGGACTTTGCAAGCTATTGGAGACGTGGTTGATGGAGGTGGTATTCCCCAGGTTTAGAGACACCAAAGACATAGAGTTCAGACTGGGAGACTACTATGATGATCCTACAGTCTTGAGATACTTAGAAAGGCTGGATGGCACTAATGGTTCACCCTTAGCTGCTGCTGCAGCCATAGTGAGGATTGGAGCTGAGGCTACTGCAGTTCTTGATAATTTCAGGGCCAGTGCACTTCAGGCATTGCAGAAGGTGTTTCCTCTGGGTTACAGGGATGAGAATGTGCAACGTCAAGAAGATCATGAGATGAATTATTCTCTTCTCCCTGTAGAAACTGGAGAGTCTCTGGAAGAATCTGATGGAGATGATTCTGTCCATGTAGCTGAGGTTTCTGGAAGAGATGATTCTGTTGGAATACGTGAAGAAGAATTGATTACTGACAAAATCAAAGATGCGAGTGTGAAGATTATGTGTGCTGGTGTGGTAATTGGACTAATGACGTTAGCTGGTGGTTTAAGGTATTTACCTGGTAGGAAAGGTTCATCCAATCTGCACAAAGAACTTAGTTCAGTGACTGCATCTGATGTCGCAAGTGCAG GGCTACCAGGTGTTGAGAAATCTGCAGAGGAATTACCCAAAATGGATGCAAGAATTGCAGAAGGTCTAGTTCGCAAATGGCAGAACATAAAATCTCAGGCTTTCGGGCCTAATCATTCTGTGGAAAGCCTGTCTGAG GTTTTGGACGGTGAGATGTTGAAGATATGGACAGATCGCGCGACTGAGATTGCACAGCTTAATTGGTCCTATGACTACACCCTGTTGAACTTGAGCATTGACAGCGTGACTGTATCGCTAGATGGGCAGCGTGCTGTGGTGGAAGCAACTCTGGAAGAGTTGGCCCAGTTAACTGATGTCCTCCATCCAGAGCACAATGCCTCAAACAACAGAACGTACACCACCAGATATGAGATGTCTTGTTCGAGCTCAGGATGGAAAATCAGTGAAGGAGCTGTCCTCCAATCATAA